The proteins below are encoded in one region of Halogranum gelatinilyticum:
- a CDS encoding SDR family oxidoreductase, with product MNKVVLVTGCDSGIGYATAERFARAGWTVYATGLDEDALAPLTDLGCKTRELDVRWPGQAERVVAEILTEAGHIDVLVNNAGIGVTGALEDVPPSSVGAGFAVNATGVHRVTRAVLPAMRERGRGRIVTVSSVTARWPLPGMGGYTASKHAVDGLMDVLRVETRPHDVDVVLVEPGVTRTGFMETAMTTVAGRRETTQGYDDLYRMLAFWLPLLARTGSGPDDVADAVLTAATAENPKRRYPVGWQGRVFSAASHLPASVRDRLWSVAGFVARLADR from the coding sequence GTGAACAAGGTCGTCCTCGTCACCGGCTGTGACTCCGGCATCGGCTACGCGACAGCCGAGCGGTTCGCCCGCGCCGGGTGGACCGTCTACGCCACCGGTCTCGACGAGGACGCGCTCGCGCCCCTGACCGACCTCGGCTGCAAGACCCGCGAACTCGACGTGCGCTGGCCCGGACAGGCCGAACGCGTCGTCGCCGAGATTCTGACCGAGGCGGGCCACATCGACGTGCTGGTCAACAACGCCGGAATCGGCGTGACAGGCGCGCTGGAGGACGTCCCGCCGTCGAGCGTCGGCGCGGGCTTCGCCGTCAACGCCACCGGCGTCCACCGCGTGACTCGGGCCGTGTTGCCCGCGATGCGCGAACGCGGCCGGGGGCGAATCGTCACCGTCTCCAGCGTGACCGCGCGGTGGCCGCTGCCGGGCATGGGCGGCTACACCGCCTCGAAACACGCGGTCGACGGGCTGATGGACGTGCTCCGCGTCGAGACGCGGCCGCACGACGTCGACGTCGTCCTCGTCGAACCCGGCGTGACCCGGACGGGGTTCATGGAAACGGCGATGACAACCGTCGCAGGTCGCCGAGAGACGACGCAGGGCTACGACGACCTCTACCGGATGCTCGCCTTCTGGCTGCCGCTGCTCGCGCGGACGGGCAGCGGCCCCGACGACGTCGCCGACGCGGTGCTGACGGCGGCGACGGCCGAGAACCCCAAGCGACGCTATCCGGTGGGATGGCAGGGACGCGTGTTCTCGGCGGCGAGCCATCTTCCCGCGAGCGTCCGCGACCGGCTCTGGTCGGTCGCGGGATTCGTCGCGCGGCTCGCTGACAGATAA
- a CDS encoding alkaline phosphatase family protein — protein sequence MTDTVAVLALDAVDVRLAREWDCENLLLDDHAKLETYAHSLEFPRTMEVWPTVATGLAPDEHGVVGDANEWENPALRAASKVTQYLPREVRSTLGKPFQRAGEERSMAQTDASHVFEDGVVRYWPGITPADHVREAWRLMALASSGDITEERLERELTGFAGEELGWLAVASEWDVPIAGVHSHVVDIMGHTYAEREARYRETYEWIDEQVGYLRERVDRLVVLSDHGMQVGWLDDEEPGTHSFEAFVSAEGVDGPLPDSVYDVREWLAGQLDEAVAADERAASSDTPVQHLKDLGYME from the coding sequence ATGACCGACACCGTCGCAGTCCTCGCGCTCGACGCCGTCGACGTGCGGTTGGCTCGCGAGTGGGACTGTGAGAACCTGCTGCTCGACGACCACGCGAAACTGGAGACCTACGCCCACAGCCTCGAGTTCCCGCGGACGATGGAGGTGTGGCCGACCGTCGCCACCGGTCTCGCGCCCGACGAACACGGCGTCGTCGGCGACGCAAACGAGTGGGAGAACCCCGCCCTCCGCGCCGCGAGCAAGGTGACGCAGTATCTCCCGCGCGAGGTGCGCTCGACGCTCGGCAAGCCCTTCCAACGCGCCGGCGAAGAGCGGTCGATGGCCCAGACGGACGCCAGCCACGTCTTCGAGGACGGCGTCGTCCGCTACTGGCCGGGAATCACGCCCGCCGACCACGTCCGCGAGGCGTGGCGACTGATGGCACTCGCGAGCAGCGGCGACATCACCGAAGAGCGGCTCGAACGCGAACTCACCGGCTTCGCGGGCGAGGAGTTGGGCTGGCTCGCCGTCGCCAGCGAGTGGGACGTTCCCATCGCGGGCGTCCACTCGCACGTCGTCGACATCATGGGCCACACCTACGCCGAGCGCGAGGCGCGGTACCGCGAGACCTACGAGTGGATCGACGAGCAGGTGGGCTATCTCCGCGAGCGGGTCGACCGGCTCGTCGTCCTCTCGGACCACGGGATGCAGGTCGGCTGGCTCGACGACGAGGAGCCGGGCACCCACAGCTTCGAGGCGTTCGTCTCGGCGGAGGGGGTCGACGGCCCGCTCCCCGACTCGGTGTACGACGTCCGCGAGTGGCTGGCGGGCCAGCTTGACGAGGCGGTCGCGGCCGACGAGCGGGCAGCCAGTTCGGACACGCCGGTCCAGCATCTGAAGGATCTCGGCTACATGGAGTAG
- a CDS encoding arylsulfotransferase family protein, whose translation MPSKRTYRIVFLALLVVSSGFLLNGYLTSTARGGEAELAQQASLPAGERDAVAAERDGMTVITTSSRPGSQAELVAFNPNGTVAYYNSSFRKFFDVDPVVGTDRTVEYVATKNLPKAKCPVEAAREECILNSVVRVNVSTGTEEVVYSHVTHKDWHDVDRLGPHRLLVADIAEDQVFVVNTTSGMQELAWDAQEDFPIKGGGFYPSDWTHMNDVEHLDDGRIMVGLRNQDQVVFLHPEQGMQEEWTLGSENNHDVLYEQHNPDFIPADQGGPAVLVADSENGRVIEYQRTDEGTWEASWAWADSELQWPRDADRMPNGHTLITDSNGNRVLEINQAGDVVWSVSVDTPYEAERLNTPDESGGGETAQELGLEPRGDTGAVESTGEEEQRHTNPSRQLWNLIQGLVPSLIVNGVVFIMPAWVGFRDVLTVVGMGGIAFVWAVAEFRWSAWEVQSPLRRR comes from the coding sequence ATGCCCTCTAAACGGACCTATCGCATCGTCTTCCTCGCCCTCCTCGTCGTCTCCTCGGGGTTCCTCCTGAACGGATATCTGACCTCGACCGCGCGCGGCGGCGAGGCGGAACTCGCCCAGCAGGCATCGTTGCCCGCAGGCGAGCGCGACGCCGTCGCCGCCGAGCGCGACGGGATGACCGTCATCACCACGTCGTCGCGGCCGGGTAGTCAGGCCGAACTCGTCGCGTTCAACCCCAACGGGACGGTCGCGTACTACAACAGTTCGTTCCGCAAGTTCTTCGACGTCGACCCCGTTGTCGGCACCGACCGGACCGTCGAGTACGTCGCCACGAAGAACCTCCCGAAGGCGAAATGTCCCGTCGAAGCCGCCCGCGAGGAGTGTATCCTGAACAGCGTCGTCCGGGTCAACGTCTCGACGGGGACCGAGGAGGTCGTCTACAGCCACGTGACTCACAAGGACTGGCACGACGTCGACCGTCTCGGCCCGCACCGCCTGCTCGTCGCCGACATTGCCGAGGACCAGGTCTTCGTCGTCAACACCACGAGCGGGATGCAGGAACTCGCCTGGGACGCCCAAGAGGACTTCCCGATCAAAGGTGGCGGCTTCTATCCGAGCGACTGGACGCACATGAACGACGTCGAGCACCTCGACGACGGCCGCATCATGGTCGGGCTGCGGAACCAAGACCAGGTCGTCTTCCTCCACCCCGAACAGGGGATGCAGGAGGAATGGACGCTCGGGAGCGAGAACAACCACGACGTGCTCTACGAGCAGCACAACCCAGACTTCATCCCGGCCGACCAGGGCGGTCCCGCAGTCCTCGTCGCCGACTCGGAGAACGGCCGCGTCATCGAATACCAGCGGACCGACGAGGGGACGTGGGAGGCCTCGTGGGCCTGGGCCGACAGCGAACTCCAGTGGCCGCGTGACGCCGACCGGATGCCCAACGGCCACACGCTCATCACCGACTCCAACGGCAACCGCGTCCTCGAAATTAATCAGGCGGGCGACGTGGTCTGGAGCGTCTCCGTCGACACGCCGTACGAGGCCGAACGGCTGAACACGCCGGACGAGAGCGGGGGTGGCGAGACCGCCCAGGAGCTTGGTCTCGAACCGCGCGGTGACACGGGAGCCGTCGAGTCGACCGGCGAGGAGGAGCAACGCCACACCAACCCCTCCCGACAGCTGTGGAACCTCATCCAGGGGCTCGTCCCGAGTCTCATCGTCAACGGCGTCGTCTTCATCATGCCCGCGTGGGTCGGCTTCCGCGACGTGCTGACTGTCGTCGGCATGGGCGGCATCGCCTTCGTCTGGGCCGTCGCCGAGTTCCGGTGGTCGGCGTGGGAAGTGCAGTCGCCGCTCCGCCGTCGGTAA
- a CDS encoding sulfatase, which yields MSTNDPNVLLVVLDSVRAKNTSLHGHENETTPFLDSLSESATRYDQARSPGSWSLPSHTSIFTGLHVAEHRVTEPKHKLAAGNTVFEELQTTGYETAVFSENPWLTIMDVGLDAGFDEVSGAQNVLFPEAANPTEFTAAEGQGQYVEYVKRCLDDDHPVKSLLNGVGTKLAWDYPDLVPDWLMASAPAEAYVDRFVDWQSKREGPWAACINLMDGHAPYEPNPEHDLWGGKRLKKLQADLEKHVWSFHGGDVPWWQCRAFEALYDGAIHQMDAQLRRIVDVLDERGELDDTLLVVTSDHGEGFGEVSRLKGTRLVGHVEGIDESQLHVPLVVKRPGQEEGEVVTDPASLTNFPDVVRAVRDGDDERAREGFTDGPVVASSQGLTEPNMELAEQFCEPSALWQFRGEMRAVYEAESDSDVDGAVLKRADWDEESVDVRVVDAHASYLRGEDADGRVGDVFGEFSDAGVREAGTDVDDVDDATRQRLRDLGYAE from the coding sequence ATGAGCACGAACGACCCAAACGTCCTGCTCGTCGTCCTCGACAGCGTCCGCGCGAAGAACACCTCGCTGCACGGCCACGAGAACGAGACGACACCCTTCCTCGACAGTCTCAGTGAGTCGGCGACGCGGTACGACCAGGCCCGCTCGCCGGGGTCGTGGAGTCTGCCGAGTCACACGAGTATCTTCACCGGGCTGCACGTCGCCGAGCACCGCGTAACCGAACCGAAACACAAGCTCGCGGCCGGAAACACGGTCTTCGAGGAGTTGCAGACGACGGGCTACGAGACCGCCGTCTTCTCGGAGAACCCGTGGCTGACCATCATGGACGTCGGTCTCGACGCGGGCTTCGACGAGGTCTCCGGCGCGCAGAACGTCCTCTTCCCCGAAGCGGCGAACCCGACGGAGTTCACTGCCGCCGAGGGACAGGGCCAGTACGTCGAATACGTCAAGCGGTGTCTCGACGACGACCATCCGGTCAAGTCGCTGTTGAACGGCGTCGGCACGAAACTCGCGTGGGACTACCCCGACCTCGTCCCGGACTGGCTGATGGCGTCGGCTCCCGCCGAGGCCTACGTCGACCGGTTCGTCGACTGGCAGTCGAAGCGCGAGGGACCGTGGGCGGCCTGCATCAACCTCATGGACGGCCACGCGCCCTACGAGCCGAATCCCGAACACGACCTGTGGGGTGGGAAACGCCTCAAGAAGCTTCAGGCGGACCTGGAGAAGCACGTCTGGTCGTTCCACGGGGGCGACGTGCCGTGGTGGCAGTGCCGGGCGTTCGAGGCACTCTACGACGGCGCGATCCACCAGATGGACGCCCAACTGCGACGCATCGTCGACGTGCTCGACGAGCGCGGCGAGTTGGACGACACGCTCCTCGTCGTCACCTCGGACCACGGCGAGGGCTTCGGCGAGGTCTCGCGGCTGAAGGGCACGCGTCTCGTCGGCCACGTCGAAGGTATCGACGAGTCGCAGCTGCACGTCCCGCTCGTCGTCAAGCGGCCGGGGCAGGAGGAGGGTGAAGTCGTTACCGACCCGGCGTCGTTGACCAACTTCCCCGACGTCGTCCGCGCGGTGCGAGACGGCGACGACGAGCGAGCGCGGGAGGGCTTCACTGACGGACCGGTCGTCGCCTCGTCTCAGGGGCTGACCGAGCCGAACATGGAGCTGGCCGAACAGTTCTGCGAGCCGTCGGCACTGTGGCAGTTCCGCGGCGAGATGCGGGCGGTGTACGAAGCCGAGAGCGACAGCGACGTCGACGGCGCGGTGCTGAAACGCGCCGACTGGGACGAGGAGTCGGTCGACGTCCGCGTGGTCGACGCCCACGCGTCGTATCTGCGTGGGGAGGACGCGGACGGCCGGGTTGGCGACGTGTTCGGGGAGTTCTCGGACGCAGGCGTGCGCGAGGCGGGGACCGACGTCGACGACGTCGACGACGCGACGCGACAGCGGCTCAGGGACCTCGGGTACGCCGAATGA
- a CDS encoding glycosyltransferase family 2 protein — protein MPRYSIAVCSYNMAETVTPSLRSMLDQVGDDFEMVVVDGGSTDGTVEKLRDLEADDDRVRVVALDPDPDRRLGADRQRSIEECEGEYVLTQLDVDDVYEPIIEDFVAIYHDLEAGVDGDFLLSGTGINMAPKSLYLEIPYRNLASSEDRDLWRRLFAADASLWLDHAQVREQIGYEKTLEDHLRRDWTGKVADAQVGIDFWSCLRWSVSHPRYYILEEERGPLGTAAKSLYDLVTYPLAYYAARDLPRFETPPGLDRRGTVERLIADHRKPLAELETEYGVEVDRDALSERGRELLCRDG, from the coding sequence ATGCCGCGGTACAGCATCGCCGTCTGTAGCTACAACATGGCCGAGACGGTCACGCCCTCCCTGCGGAGTATGCTCGACCAGGTCGGCGACGACTTCGAGATGGTCGTCGTCGACGGCGGCTCTACCGATGGAACCGTCGAGAAGCTCCGCGACCTCGAAGCCGATGACGACCGCGTCCGGGTCGTCGCGCTCGACCCCGACCCCGACCGCCGACTCGGCGCGGACCGCCAACGCTCCATCGAGGAGTGCGAGGGCGAGTACGTCCTGACACAGCTCGACGTCGACGACGTCTACGAGCCGATCATCGAGGACTTCGTCGCCATCTACCACGACCTCGAAGCCGGCGTCGACGGCGACTTCCTGCTCTCGGGGACCGGCATCAACATGGCCCCGAAGTCGCTCTATCTGGAGATTCCGTACCGCAACCTCGCCAGTTCCGAGGACCGCGACCTCTGGCGACGACTCTTCGCGGCCGACGCGTCGCTCTGGCTCGACCACGCGCAGGTCCGCGAGCAGATCGGCTACGAGAAAACGCTGGAGGACCATCTCCGCCGGGACTGGACCGGCAAGGTCGCCGACGCTCAGGTCGGCATCGACTTCTGGTCGTGTCTGCGCTGGAGTGTCAGCCACCCGCGGTACTACATCCTGGAGGAGGAGCGCGGCCCGCTCGGCACGGCCGCGAAGAGCCTCTACGACCTCGTGACCTATCCGTTGGCGTACTACGCGGCGCGCGACCTGCCGCGGTTCGAGACGCCGCCGGGGCTGGACCGCCGTGGGACGGTCGAACGGCTCATCGCCGACCACCGAAAGCCGTTGGCCGAGTTAGAGACCGAATACGGCGTCGAGGTCGACCGCGACGCACTTTCCGAGCGCGGCCGTGAGCTGCTCTGTCGCGACGGATGA
- a CDS encoding oligosaccharyl transferase, archaeosortase A system-associated, whose protein sequence is MSERSESADDSAVLSTDGSLVEVLKQKYHVPALVAVVAAMLYVRLVPYDSFTRNGEVLFSGNDAWYHLREVSYTVRNWPSTMPFDPWTYFPFGTSQGQFGTLYDQLVATVALLVGLGSPSQDLVAQTLLVAPAVFGALTAIPVYYIGKRLGGRLAGLFGAVVLMLLPGTFLQRTLVGVADHNGVEPLFQALAVLALLVAFAVAEREKPIWELVVDRDTDALRTPLLWAGLAGVATALYMWVWPPGVLLVGVVGAFVVLKLVSDTVNGGSPEPIAFAAAVSMTVTTLLMAVQIEVFRFTATRFSLLQPGVAFAIAVGSVFLAWLARQWEARDVDLSLYPVAVFGLIVVGLGAVALVLPDVFGTVRANLLRTVGFNAGAETRTIAEARPFLDPTLLQQRGVSQTGQILSEYGLAMFTGVVAAGWLVVGPLLEDGETRDYGYVGGAVAVIGLMFLAPSILNAVAAPLDSALGIPVTGQLLGLVIVTALIVGATLLTRYDAEQLFVIVWAAFITSAAFTQIRFNYYLAVVVAVLNAYLFYRVMSLPFVGLLSADSVSEAVDDVQFYQVAAVAVVLLVVLGPALTFSVGVGAQGSQQSSANALQIADNHGPGSVTQWSGSFAWMQNNTPTEGDYGGAGNAGELDYYGTYSEGDGNYDYPEGAYGVMSWWDYGHWITVQGERIPTANPFQQGATTAANYLLAPSEAEANQVLANMDSQQAGEGNQTRYVMVDYQMATPGQKFGAPIVFYDEGNISSDDFYYPIYQQVGEGQYQPITQVNKQRYYDSMMVRLYETHGSALEAQPVVVDYEVETLTNPNTGEEVTFRTVPSGNQSAVRQFQNMSAARAFVEEEGTAQVGGLPGLPSERVPALEHYRLVKASESDAPLQGGPAWVKTFERVDGATVEGTGPADSTVTARVQMRIPSQERNFTYTQQVETDANGEFTMTVPYSTTGYDQFGPENGHTNVSVRATGQYQFVSGPTANDNGTPVVYTASADVTEGQVVGEDGSATQVELQSEPLFQQPDDSSSGDEANNETSQSLTAPTLVTADTATAN, encoded by the coding sequence ATGAGTGAGCGTAGCGAGAGTGCCGACGACAGTGCCGTCCTCAGTACGGACGGCTCGCTCGTCGAGGTACTCAAACAGAAGTATCACGTCCCCGCGCTCGTCGCCGTGGTGGCGGCGATGCTGTACGTACGGCTCGTCCCGTACGACAGCTTCACCCGGAACGGCGAAGTGCTCTTCTCGGGGAACGACGCATGGTATCATCTCCGTGAAGTGAGTTACACGGTCCGCAACTGGCCGTCGACGATGCCGTTCGACCCCTGGACGTACTTCCCGTTCGGCACGTCGCAGGGCCAGTTCGGGACGCTGTACGACCAGCTCGTCGCGACGGTCGCCCTCCTCGTCGGTCTCGGCAGTCCGAGCCAGGACCTCGTCGCGCAGACGCTGCTCGTCGCCCCGGCCGTCTTCGGGGCACTGACCGCGATTCCCGTCTACTACATCGGCAAGCGTCTCGGCGGCCGCCTCGCCGGTCTCTTCGGCGCGGTCGTCCTGATGCTGCTGCCGGGGACGTTCCTCCAGCGCACGCTGGTCGGCGTCGCCGACCACAACGGCGTCGAGCCGCTGTTCCAGGCACTCGCGGTCCTCGCACTGCTCGTCGCGTTCGCGGTCGCCGAGCGCGAGAAACCCATCTGGGAACTCGTCGTCGACCGCGACACCGACGCCCTCCGAACCCCGCTCCTCTGGGCGGGCCTCGCAGGCGTCGCCACCGCCCTCTACATGTGGGTGTGGCCGCCGGGCGTCCTCCTCGTCGGTGTCGTCGGCGCGTTCGTCGTCCTGAAGCTGGTCTCCGACACCGTCAACGGCGGCAGTCCCGAACCCATCGCGTTCGCGGCCGCCGTCTCGATGACCGTCACGACGCTCTTGATGGCCGTCCAGATCGAGGTCTTCCGCTTCACCGCGACGCGCTTCTCGCTCCTCCAGCCGGGTGTCGCGTTCGCGATTGCCGTCGGCAGCGTCTTCCTCGCGTGGCTCGCCCGCCAGTGGGAGGCTCGCGACGTCGACCTCTCGCTGTATCCGGTCGCAGTCTTCGGTCTCATCGTCGTCGGTCTCGGTGCCGTCGCACTCGTCCTCCCCGACGTGTTCGGGACGGTTCGGGCGAACCTGCTGCGGACGGTGGGCTTCAACGCGGGTGCAGAGACCCGGACCATCGCCGAAGCGCGCCCCTTCCTCGACCCCACGCTCCTCCAGCAGCGTGGCGTCAGTCAGACCGGCCAGATCCTCTCCGAGTACGGGCTCGCGATGTTCACGGGCGTCGTCGCCGCGGGCTGGCTCGTCGTCGGGCCGCTGCTCGAAGACGGTGAGACGCGCGACTACGGCTACGTCGGCGGCGCGGTCGCCGTCATCGGTCTCATGTTCCTCGCGCCGAGCATCCTGAACGCCGTCGCCGCCCCGCTCGACAGCGCGCTCGGCATCCCGGTCACGGGACAGCTGCTCGGACTCGTCATCGTCACGGCACTCATCGTGGGTGCGACGCTCCTGACGCGCTACGACGCCGAACAGCTCTTCGTCATCGTCTGGGCGGCGTTCATCACGTCGGCCGCGTTCACGCAGATCCGTTTCAACTACTATCTCGCCGTCGTCGTCGCGGTGCTGAACGCCTACCTGTTCTACCGCGTCATGAGCCTCCCGTTCGTCGGGCTGCTCTCGGCGGACTCGGTCAGCGAGGCCGTCGACGACGTCCAGTTCTATCAGGTCGCGGCCGTCGCGGTCGTCCTGCTCGTCGTCCTCGGCCCGGCACTGACCTTCTCTGTCGGCGTCGGCGCGCAGGGCAGCCAGCAGTCCAGCGCGAACGCGCTGCAGATCGCGGATAACCACGGTCCCGGCTCGGTCACCCAGTGGAGTGGCTCGTTCGCCTGGATGCAGAACAACACGCCCACCGAGGGCGACTACGGCGGTGCAGGCAACGCAGGTGAGTTGGACTACTACGGCACCTACAGCGAGGGTGACGGTAACTACGACTACCCCGAGGGTGCCTACGGCGTGATGTCGTGGTGGGACTACGGCCACTGGATCACCGTCCAGGGCGAGCGTATCCCGACCGCCAACCCGTTCCAGCAGGGTGCGACCACCGCCGCAAACTACCTGCTCGCACCGAGTGAGGCGGAGGCGAACCAGGTGCTCGCGAACATGGACAGCCAGCAGGCTGGCGAGGGTAACCAGACCCGGTACGTCATGGTCGACTACCAGATGGCGACGCCCGGCCAGAAGTTCGGCGCGCCCATCGTCTTCTACGACGAGGGCAACATCTCCAGCGACGACTTCTACTACCCAATCTACCAGCAGGTCGGCGAGGGACAGTACCAGCCGATTACGCAGGTGAACAAGCAGCGCTACTACGACAGCATGATGGTTCGCCTGTACGAGACGCACGGCAGCGCGCTGGAGGCCCAGCCGGTCGTCGTCGACTACGAGGTCGAGACGCTGACCAACCCGAACACGGGCGAGGAAGTCACCTTCCGGACGGTCCCCTCGGGTAACCAGAGCGCGGTCCGGCAGTTCCAGAACATGAGTGCCGCTCGCGCCTTCGTCGAAGAGGAAGGCACCGCACAGGTCGGTGGTCTCCCCGGTCTGCCGTCCGAGCGCGTCCCGGCACTCGAACACTACCGCCTCGTGAAGGCCAGCGAGTCCGACGCGCCGCTGCAGGGCGGTCCCGCCTGGGTGAAGACGTTCGAGCGCGTCGACGGTGCGACGGTCGAAGGGACCGGTCCCGCCGACTCGACGGTCACCGCTCGCGTCCAGATGCGCATCCCGTCGCAGGAGCGCAACTTCACCTACACGCAGCAGGTCGAGACGGATGCAAACGGTGAGTTCACGATGACGGTGCCGTACTCCACGACGGGCTACGACCAGTTCGGCCCGGAGAACGGCCACACCAACGTCAGCGTGCGTGCGACCGGCCAGTACCAGTTCGTCTCCGGTCCGACGGCGAACGACAACGGAACGCCCGTCGTCTACACCGCCTCCGCGGACGTGACCGAGGGACAGGTCGTCGGTGAGGACGGCTCGGCCACGCAGGTCGAACTGCAGTCCGAACCGCTGTTCCAGCAGCCGGACGACTCGTCGAGCGGAGACGAGGCGAATAACGAAACGAGCCAGTCGCTGACCGCACCGACGCTCGTCACCGCAGACACGGCAACAGCCAACTGA
- a CDS encoding DUF368 domain-containing protein — protein sequence MATDLRSWLVVYLKGLCMGSADAVPGVSGGTIALITGIYERLIGAITAVDVDRILTILGGVRPGRQRDAYDAFMEMDGVFLLVLGGGIATAIITVTRLLDWAIESIPVLTFGFFFGLILASAVVLYSEVSLDTPRRAAAAVLGFTVAFLVSGPASAAIDNGLGFVVVAGAIAVSAMILPGISGSLLLIILGQYQFMIGTLREFTDGLLAVALGRAPVSSLVGDGTVVVAFCSGALVGLFTIAHAVKLALVHYREATLAFLVSLILGALRAPVVNATQELNGGAGTDLSVWTVELLAVFLATAVVGAAVVLLVDHYGDIDLD from the coding sequence ATGGCCACCGACCTCCGCTCGTGGCTGGTCGTCTACCTCAAGGGCCTCTGTATGGGCTCCGCGGACGCCGTCCCCGGCGTCTCGGGTGGGACCATCGCCCTCATCACGGGCATCTACGAGCGGCTCATCGGTGCCATCACCGCGGTCGACGTCGACCGGATTCTGACGATTCTCGGCGGCGTCCGTCCCGGCCGCCAGCGGGACGCCTACGACGCGTTCATGGAGATGGATGGGGTGTTCCTCCTCGTCCTCGGCGGCGGCATCGCGACGGCCATCATCACTGTCACGCGGCTGCTCGACTGGGCTATCGAGTCCATTCCCGTCCTCACGTTCGGGTTCTTCTTCGGGCTCATCCTCGCGTCGGCGGTCGTCCTCTACTCGGAGGTCAGCCTCGACACGCCCCGGCGGGCCGCCGCGGCCGTCCTCGGCTTCACCGTCGCCTTCCTCGTCTCGGGACCGGCGTCGGCGGCCATCGACAACGGTCTCGGCTTCGTCGTCGTCGCCGGCGCGATCGCCGTGAGCGCGATGATTCTCCCCGGTATCTCGGGGTCGCTGTTGCTCATCATCCTCGGACAGTACCAGTTCATGATCGGGACGCTCCGGGAGTTCACCGACGGATTACTCGCCGTCGCGCTCGGCCGCGCGCCGGTCTCATCGCTCGTCGGCGACGGCACCGTCGTCGTTGCGTTCTGTTCCGGCGCGCTCGTCGGGCTGTTCACCATCGCCCACGCGGTCAAGTTGGCGTTAGTCCACTACCGGGAGGCGACGCTGGCGTTTCTCGTCAGCCTCATCCTCGGCGCGCTCCGCGCACCGGTCGTGAACGCGACGCAGGAACTCAACGGCGGCGCGGGGACGGACCTCTCCGTGTGGACGGTGGAACTCCTGGCCGTCTTCCTCGCGACTGCCGTCGTCGGTGCGGCCGTCGTCCTCCTGGTGGACCACTACGGCGACATCGACCTCGACTGA
- a CDS encoding rubrerythrin-like domain-containing protein: protein MVLNNTDLDPYTAERGYYECHACGNRTTSETHVGSCPECGGTVRNIAVARE, encoded by the coding sequence ATGGTACTGAACAACACAGACCTCGACCCGTACACGGCAGAGCGGGGCTACTACGAGTGTCACGCCTGCGGCAATCGCACGACGAGCGAGACGCACGTCGGTTCCTGCCCCGAGTGTGGCGGGACAGTCCGCAACATCGCCGTCGCCCGCGAGTAA
- a CDS encoding class I SAM-dependent methyltransferase has protein sequence MGFHTFDVDRAANLEDESRYRFCSREELLSLLDVDATATVADLGSGTGFYTDDVAPYVDICYAVDVQSEMHDLYREKGLPETVETVTANVEDLPFADDSLDVAYSTMTYHEYQSPDALAELARVLRPGGRLVTVDWSADGEGSDGPPRAERFDLGDVTAQLGEAGFRVTRAETRRETFVCVARLDG, from the coding sequence ATGGGCTTTCACACGTTCGACGTCGACCGCGCCGCCAACCTCGAAGACGAGAGCCGGTATCGCTTCTGTTCGCGCGAGGAACTGCTCTCCCTGCTCGACGTCGACGCGACGGCCACCGTCGCCGACCTCGGCAGCGGCACGGGCTTCTACACCGACGACGTCGCCCCCTACGTCGACATCTGCTACGCGGTCGACGTCCAGTCGGAGATGCACGACCTCTACCGCGAGAAGGGACTGCCGGAGACGGTCGAGACGGTCACCGCGAACGTCGAAGACCTCCCCTTCGCCGACGACAGCCTCGACGTCGCCTACTCGACGATGACGTACCACGAGTACCAGAGCCCCGACGCACTCGCCGAACTCGCCCGCGTCCTGCGGCCGGGTGGCCGTCTCGTGACGGTCGACTGGTCGGCCGACGGCGAGGGGTCCGACGGCCCACCGCGCGCCGAACGCTTCGATCTCGGCGACGTGACCGCCCAGCTCGGCGAGGCCGGCTTCCGGGTGACTCGCGCCGAGACGCGCCGCGAAACCTTCGTCTGCGTCGCCCGGCTGGACGGCTGA